From one Pseudomonas sp. S35 genomic stretch:
- a CDS encoding GntR family transcriptional regulator, with product MSKPGQLVLVALRKMIASGELAAGERLMEIPTAQRFDVSRMPVRMAFRTLEQEGLLVPFGGRGYQVRSVSPSDIAGAVEVRGVLEGLAARQTAELGLSSEARIALERCLVEGDQLFEKGYVTEDDLEVYHDLNMRFHQVIVAGSHNPAIADALARNDHLPFASVTALAVDREDMAREYRRFNYAHMQHHSVFDALVNRQGARAEAIMREHANATLRYAEIFSCATADARMKVILPAS from the coding sequence ATGAGTAAGCCCGGTCAATTGGTGCTGGTTGCACTGCGCAAGATGATTGCCAGCGGGGAGCTGGCCGCGGGCGAACGCCTGATGGAGATCCCCACGGCGCAACGTTTCGACGTGTCGCGCATGCCGGTGCGCATGGCGTTCCGCACGCTTGAGCAGGAAGGGCTGCTGGTGCCGTTTGGCGGGCGTGGGTATCAGGTGCGTTCGGTCAGCCCCAGCGACATCGCCGGCGCGGTGGAAGTACGCGGCGTGCTGGAAGGCCTGGCTGCGCGTCAAACCGCCGAGCTTGGGCTGTCCAGCGAGGCACGCATCGCGCTGGAGCGCTGCCTGGTCGAGGGCGATCAACTGTTCGAGAAGGGCTATGTGACCGAGGATGACCTTGAGGTCTATCACGACCTGAACATGCGCTTTCACCAGGTCATCGTCGCGGGCAGCCACAACCCGGCCATCGCCGACGCCCTGGCACGCAATGACCACCTGCCATTCGCCTCGGTGACTGCGCTGGCGGTGGACCGCGAGGACATGGCCCGCGAATACCGGCGCTTCAACTATGCCCACATGCAGCACCATTCGGTCTTCGACGCCTTGGTCAACCGCCAGGGCGCACGGGCCGAAGCGATCATGCGCGAACATGCCAACGCGACCCTGCGCTATGCCGAAATCTTCAGCTGCGCCACCGCCGACGCGCGCATGAAAGTGATCCTGCCCGCGTCGTGA
- a CDS encoding PDR/VanB family oxidoreductase — protein MIEVVVTSRRTEAQDICSYELARVDGAPLPPFSAGAHIDVHLPVGLTRQYSLCNHPEERHRYLIGVLHDPASRGGSRSLHEQINEGSHLTISEPRNLFPLAHEARRSLLFAGGIGITPILCMAERLAHLEADFELHYCARASERAAFVQRLKASPFAERVFLHFDEQPDTLMNAAQLLAAPADDVHLYVCGPGGFMQHVLDSARGQGWREDCLHREYFSAAPVDSSLDGGFSVKVASSGQVFQVPADKSVVQVLESHGIEIAVSCEQGICGTCLTRVLEGIPEHRDLFLTEQEQALNDQFTPCCSRAKTPLLVLDI, from the coding sequence ATGATCGAGGTCGTGGTGACGTCCCGGCGCACAGAAGCCCAGGACATTTGCAGCTATGAACTGGCCCGCGTCGACGGCGCGCCGTTGCCACCTTTCAGTGCCGGCGCGCACATCGACGTGCACCTGCCGGTTGGGCTGACCCGCCAATATTCGCTGTGCAATCACCCTGAGGAACGTCATCGCTACCTGATCGGCGTGCTCCACGACCCGGCGTCACGGGGTGGCTCGCGCAGCCTGCACGAACAGATCAACGAAGGCAGCCACTTGACCATCAGCGAACCGCGCAACCTGTTCCCCCTGGCCCACGAAGCCCGGCGCAGCCTGCTGTTTGCCGGGGGTATCGGCATCACGCCGATCCTGTGCATGGCCGAGCGCCTGGCCCATTTGGAGGCCGACTTCGAACTGCATTACTGCGCCCGCGCCAGTGAGCGGGCGGCGTTTGTGCAGCGGCTCAAGGCGTCGCCGTTTGCCGAACGGGTGTTCCTGCATTTTGATGAGCAGCCCGACACGCTCATGAATGCCGCGCAGCTATTGGCCGCACCGGCGGACGATGTGCACCTGTATGTCTGCGGCCCTGGCGGGTTCATGCAGCATGTGCTCGACAGCGCCCGGGGCCAGGGTTGGCGGGAGGACTGCCTGCATCGCGAATACTTCTCGGCGGCGCCGGTGGACAGCAGCCTAGACGGCGGGTTTTCAGTGAAGGTCGCCAGCAGCGGCCAAGTCTTCCAAGTTCCCGCCGACAAGAGCGTGGTCCAGGTCCTGGAAAGCCACGGCATCGAGATCGCGGTGTCCTGCGAACAAGGGATTTGCGGCACCTGCCTGACCCGCGTGCTGGAAGGCATACCGGAGCACCGCGACCTGTTCCTCACCGAGCAGGAGCAAGCCCTGAATGACCAGTTCACGCCTTGCTGTTCACGGGCGAAAACGCCCTTGCTGGTGCTCGATATCTGA
- a CDS encoding aromatic ring-hydroxylating dioxygenase subunit alpha, which produces MYPKNTWYVACTPDEIAQKPLGRQICGEKMVFYRGQEGAVVAVEDFCPHRGAPLSLGYVENGNLVCGYHGLVMGGDGKTVDMPGQRVRGFPCNKTFAVVERYGFIWVWPGDQAQADPALIHHLEWAVSDEWAYGGGLFDIQCDYRLMIDNLMDLTHETYVHASSIGQKEIDEAAPVTTVNGDEVVTARHMENIMAPPFWRMALRGNNLADDVPVDRWQICRFTPPSHVLIEVGVAHAGKGGYDAAPEHKAASIVVDFITPQTDTSIWYFWGMARNFNPQDEALTASIREGQGKIFSEDLEMLERQQQNLLAHPTRNLLKLNIDAGGVQSRKILERLIARERAGEPT; this is translated from the coding sequence ATGTACCCCAAGAACACGTGGTATGTCGCCTGCACCCCCGATGAAATTGCACAAAAGCCCCTGGGTCGGCAGATCTGCGGTGAAAAGATGGTGTTTTATCGTGGCCAGGAAGGCGCCGTGGTGGCAGTCGAGGACTTCTGCCCCCATCGCGGCGCGCCGCTTTCGCTGGGCTATGTCGAAAACGGCAACCTGGTCTGCGGCTATCACGGGCTGGTCATGGGCGGCGATGGCAAGACCGTCGACATGCCCGGCCAACGGGTACGTGGCTTTCCCTGCAACAAGACCTTTGCGGTGGTGGAACGCTACGGTTTCATCTGGGTGTGGCCCGGCGATCAGGCCCAGGCCGACCCCGCGCTGATCCATCATCTGGAATGGGCCGTGAGTGACGAGTGGGCCTATGGCGGCGGGCTGTTTGATATCCAGTGCGACTACCGCCTGATGATCGACAACCTGATGGACCTAACCCACGAAACCTACGTACACGCCTCCAGCATCGGCCAGAAGGAAATCGACGAAGCAGCGCCCGTCACCACGGTGAACGGTGATGAAGTGGTCACCGCCCGGCACATGGAAAACATCATGGCCCCGCCGTTCTGGCGCATGGCCCTGCGCGGCAACAACCTGGCCGACGATGTGCCGGTGGACCGCTGGCAGATCTGCCGCTTCACCCCGCCCAGCCATGTGCTGATCGAAGTCGGCGTGGCCCATGCCGGCAAGGGCGGCTACGACGCCGCGCCCGAGCACAAGGCTGCGAGCATCGTGGTGGACTTCATCACCCCGCAGACCGACACGTCGATCTGGTACTTCTGGGGCATGGCGCGCAACTTCAACCCCCAGGATGAGGCGCTGACTGCCAGCATTCGCGAAGGCCAGGGCAAGATTTTCAGCGAAGACCTGGAGATGCTTGAACGCCAGCAACAGAACCTGCTGGCCCACCCGACGCGCAACCTGCTCAAGCTGAATATCGACGCTGGCGGCGTACAGTCGCGCAAGATCCTGGAGCGCCTGATCGCCCGGGAACGCGCTGGAGAGCCAACATGA
- a CDS encoding NAD-dependent epimerase/dehydratase family protein, with translation MNGLCLVTGANGHLGNTLVRALLGQGHRVRAGVRDIGNHAPFAGLDCELVYAELLDSSALDKALEGVQVLFQVAAVFKHWARNPEAEIVEPNLVGTRRVLEAASRAGVQRVVYVSSVAAVGHDGTALDETHWNTESENAYYKSKILSEQAAWQCAEALGLNMVSVLPSAMVGPNAGSLTDTMGFLQTVRQRQMPFDPGFRFNFVDVRDVADGMIRAAEKGRAGQRYILANVRSSPLSDLIAAANTHTPGYRQPVSAPRWLLLGVAWLQERWARCVGKPAQLLLSQVRLFHNVAQEYDITKAKNELGFNPRSPEVALQQAFAYLYRQAHQPYEDLPQAAVQTVSSSRA, from the coding sequence TTGAACGGTTTATGTCTGGTGACAGGTGCCAACGGCCATCTTGGCAATACCTTGGTGCGAGCGCTGCTCGGCCAGGGGCATCGCGTACGGGCCGGGGTGCGTGATATCGGTAATCACGCACCGTTTGCCGGGCTGGACTGTGAGTTGGTGTATGCCGAGTTGCTGGACAGTTCGGCCCTGGACAAAGCGCTGGAGGGCGTACAGGTGTTGTTTCAAGTGGCTGCCGTATTCAAGCACTGGGCCCGTAACCCAGAGGCCGAGATTGTCGAGCCCAACCTTGTGGGCACGCGGCGTGTGCTCGAGGCGGCGTCACGGGCGGGTGTGCAGCGTGTGGTCTACGTCAGTTCGGTGGCTGCCGTGGGTCATGATGGGACGGCGCTGGATGAGACGCACTGGAATACGGAAAGCGAAAACGCGTACTACAAGTCGAAGATTCTCTCCGAGCAGGCAGCCTGGCAGTGCGCTGAGGCGCTGGGCTTGAACATGGTGTCGGTATTGCCTTCGGCGATGGTGGGACCCAATGCCGGTTCCCTCACGGACACTATGGGGTTCCTTCAGACGGTTCGGCAGCGGCAGATGCCCTTTGACCCTGGGTTTCGGTTCAACTTCGTGGACGTGCGCGACGTGGCCGACGGGATGATCCGCGCCGCCGAAAAGGGCCGGGCCGGGCAGCGCTACATCCTGGCCAATGTGCGTTCGTCGCCGCTCAGTGATCTGATTGCGGCCGCCAACACCCACACGCCTGGGTATCGCCAACCCGTTTCAGCGCCACGCTGGCTCCTGCTGGGCGTGGCCTGGCTGCAGGAACGCTGGGCGCGGTGTGTGGGCAAACCCGCCCAGTTGCTCCTGAGCCAGGTGCGCCTGTTTCACAACGTGGCGCAGGAGTACGACATCACCAAGGCTAAAAACGAATTGGGTTTCAACCCACGGTCGCCCGAGGTGGCCTTGCAGCAAGCGTTTGCCTATCTGTACAGGCAGGCGCATCAGCCTTATGAAGACCTGCCACAGGCTGCGGTGCAAACAGTGAGTTCATCTCGCGCTTGA
- a CDS encoding aldehyde dehydrogenase family protein, translating to MSDIPLLPQVDAFLARQHALFIDGGYVQSHSSQTLDVINPATGQVIAQVTDAAPADIDAAVASARRGFTQWSQVAPAVRGNVLLKLADLLELHREELAQIETCQSGKIIQLSRAFEVDQAAHFLRYYAGWATKISGQTITPSLPSFAGERYTAFTLREPVGVVVGIVPWNFSTMIAIWKLASALVTGCSIIIKPSEFTPLTILRIAELAIDAGLPAGVLNVLTGGGLVGKGLIEHPGTNKVSFTGSVPTGIAVGQSAMGAGLTRATLELGGKNCAGFLRDVDLDKAVNGIIEAGFLHCGQICAAAERFFVHRSQVDAVMDTLAQRLSTLKIGSPLDERTEFGPVTNRQHQLKLGEFFAKARAENNTIIHGGNLIDRPGCYVEPTIILANSVNDTLLNEETFGPIATFFPYDTEEQLLALMNNSPYGLSASLWTNDLGKALRMVPAIEAGTVWVNMHTMLDPAVPFGGNKSSGIGREFGSAFIEDYTELKSVMIRY from the coding sequence ATGAGCGATATTCCACTGCTGCCCCAGGTCGACGCGTTCCTCGCTCGACAACACGCGCTGTTTATCGACGGTGGCTACGTGCAAAGCCACTCCAGCCAGACGCTGGACGTGATCAACCCAGCGACCGGCCAGGTCATCGCCCAGGTCACCGACGCCGCCCCGGCCGATATCGATGCCGCGGTGGCGTCGGCGCGTCGTGGCTTCACACAGTGGTCGCAGGTGGCACCGGCAGTGCGCGGCAACGTGCTGCTCAAACTGGCCGACCTGCTGGAGCTGCATCGCGAAGAACTGGCCCAGATCGAAACCTGCCAATCGGGCAAGATCATCCAGCTTTCCCGCGCCTTCGAAGTCGACCAGGCCGCCCACTTCCTGCGTTATTACGCCGGCTGGGCCACCAAGATCAGCGGCCAGACCATCACCCCGTCGCTGCCCTCCTTCGCTGGCGAGCGCTACACCGCGTTCACCCTGCGCGAGCCGGTCGGGGTTGTGGTCGGTATCGTGCCGTGGAATTTCTCGACCATGATCGCCATCTGGAAACTCGCCTCAGCACTGGTGACCGGTTGCAGCATCATCATCAAGCCCAGCGAATTCACCCCACTGACCATCCTGCGCATCGCCGAGCTGGCGATTGACGCCGGCCTGCCAGCCGGTGTGTTGAACGTACTGACCGGCGGCGGCCTGGTCGGCAAAGGCCTGATCGAACACCCCGGCACCAACAAGGTGTCGTTCACCGGCTCGGTGCCGACCGGTATCGCCGTGGGCCAGAGTGCCATGGGCGCCGGGCTGACCCGCGCCACCCTGGAACTGGGTGGGAAAAACTGCGCAGGCTTCCTGCGCGATGTGGACCTGGACAAGGCCGTCAACGGCATCATCGAAGCGGGTTTCCTGCATTGCGGGCAAATCTGCGCGGCGGCCGAGCGCTTCTTTGTGCATCGCTCGCAGGTCGACGCGGTGATGGACACCCTGGCCCAACGCCTGAGCACCCTGAAGATCGGCTCGCCCCTGGATGAGCGCACCGAATTCGGCCCGGTCACCAACCGCCAGCATCAACTCAAGCTCGGCGAGTTCTTTGCCAAGGCCCGCGCCGAAAACAACACCATCATTCATGGCGGCAACCTGATCGACCGGCCGGGCTGCTACGTCGAACCGACGATCATCCTCGCCAACAGCGTCAATGACACCTTGCTCAACGAAGAGACCTTCGGCCCCATCGCCACATTCTTCCCGTACGACACCGAAGAGCAATTACTGGCGTTGATGAACAACTCGCCCTACGGCTTGAGCGCCAGCCTGTGGACCAACGACCTGGGCAAGGCCCTGCGCATGGTGCCCGCCATCGAGGCCGGCACGGTGTGGGTGAACATGCATACGATGCTGGACCCGGCGGTGCCGTTTGGCGGCAACAAATCCTCAGGGATAGGCCGGGAGTTTGGCAGCGCATTCATTGAGGACTACACCGAGCTGAAGTCGGTGATGATTCGCTACTGA
- a CDS encoding p-hydroxyphenylacetate 3-hydroxylase oxygenase component has translation MKKPNPLLEDLKSVLPTIAANALQAEQDRKVPAQNIALLKGIGLHRAFQPKAFGGMELSLPQFADCIALLAGACASTAWAMSLLCTHSHQLALFSAQLQQEVWGDDPNATASSSIAPFGRTEAVEGGVLFSGEMGWSSGCDHAEWAIVGFRRPNAEGTQDYCFAVLPRSDYQIRDDWFAAGMKGSGTKTLIIDKAWVPEHRIQKAKDMMEGKSAGFGLYPDSKVFYSPYRPYFASGFSTVSLGVAERMLEVFREKTKTRVRAYTGAAVGAATPALMRLAESTHQVGAARAFLEKTWAEHAEHSEQQRYPSRETLAFWRTNQAYATKMCIQAVDRLFEAAGGNAWFEHNEMQRLFRDSHMTGAHAYTDYDVCAQILGRELMGLEPDPSMI, from the coding sequence ATGAAAAAGCCAAACCCGCTCCTCGAAGACCTCAAGTCCGTGTTGCCGACCATCGCCGCCAATGCCTTGCAGGCTGAGCAGGACCGCAAAGTACCCGCGCAGAACATTGCGCTGCTCAAAGGCATCGGCTTGCACCGTGCGTTCCAACCCAAGGCGTTCGGTGGCATGGAGTTGTCGCTGCCACAGTTTGCCGACTGCATTGCCTTGCTCGCCGGCGCGTGTGCCAGCACTGCCTGGGCCATGAGTTTGCTGTGTACCCACAGTCACCAGTTGGCACTGTTCTCGGCTCAATTGCAGCAGGAAGTCTGGGGCGACGACCCGAACGCCACCGCCAGCAGCAGCATCGCGCCGTTCGGGCGCACCGAGGCGGTCGAGGGTGGAGTGTTGTTCAGCGGCGAGATGGGCTGGAGCAGCGGCTGTGACCACGCCGAATGGGCGATTGTCGGGTTCCGTCGGCCCAATGCCGAAGGCACTCAGGATTACTGCTTCGCGGTGCTGCCGCGCAGCGACTATCAGATCCGCGATGACTGGTTTGCGGCGGGCATGAAAGGCAGTGGCACCAAGACCTTGATCATCGACAAGGCCTGGGTGCCGGAGCACCGTATCCAGAAGGCCAAGGACATGATGGAAGGCAAGTCCGCAGGCTTTGGCTTGTACCCCGACAGCAAGGTGTTCTACTCGCCGTACCGTCCCTATTTCGCCAGCGGTTTTTCCACGGTGAGCCTGGGCGTCGCCGAGCGCATGCTGGAGGTCTTTCGCGAAAAGACCAAGACGCGGGTGCGTGCCTACACCGGTGCGGCGGTCGGTGCGGCCACCCCGGCGTTGATGCGGCTGGCCGAATCGACGCATCAGGTGGGCGCTGCGCGGGCCTTTCTGGAAAAGACCTGGGCCGAGCATGCCGAGCACAGTGAACAGCAGCGCTACCCCAGCCGTGAAACCCTGGCGTTCTGGCGCACCAACCAGGCGTACGCCACCAAGATGTGCATCCAGGCAGTGGACCGCCTGTTCGAGGCTGCCGGCGGCAATGCCTGGTTCGAACACAACGAGATGCAGCGCCTGTTTCGCGATTCGCACATGACCGGTGCCCATGCCTACACCGACTACGACGTCTGTGCGCAGATCCTCGGTCGCGAGCTGATGGGCCTGGAACCCGATCCGAGCATGATCTGA
- a CDS encoding p-hydroxyphenylacetate 3-hydroxylase reductase component — protein sequence MSESTFDPRAFRRALGNFATGVTVVTAADACGRKVGVTANSFNSVSLDPPLVLWSIDKRSNSHEVFAQASHFAVNVLAADQIDLSNTFARPKDDRFAEIEYEPGEGGAPVFADCSARFHCEHYQQVDGGDHWIMIGKVVAFDDFGRAPLLYHQGAYSMVLPHTRMTKRDDSQPPSSHFQGRLSHNLYYLMTQAVRAYQSSYQPRQLSTGLRTNEARMLMVLENDARLSASDLLREVAMPVREIDDAVANLKRKGLVDDDEQGVRLTAAGVEQTEALWAIAREQQEKVFAAFSQDQIDTFKGVLKQLISQC from the coding sequence ATGTCTGAATCGACCTTCGACCCACGGGCCTTTCGTCGCGCCCTGGGCAACTTTGCCACGGGCGTGACCGTGGTCACCGCCGCCGACGCTTGCGGGCGCAAGGTGGGCGTTACCGCCAACAGTTTCAACTCGGTGTCCCTCGACCCGCCGCTGGTGTTGTGGAGCATCGACAAACGCTCCAACAGCCATGAAGTGTTCGCGCAGGCCAGCCATTTTGCGGTCAACGTGCTGGCGGCGGACCAGATCGACCTGTCGAACACCTTTGCCCGGCCCAAGGACGATCGCTTCGCCGAGATCGAGTACGAACCGGGGGAGGGCGGAGCGCCGGTGTTCGCCGATTGCTCGGCGCGGTTTCACTGTGAGCATTACCAGCAGGTGGACGGTGGCGACCACTGGATCATGATCGGCAAGGTGGTGGCCTTCGACGATTTCGGCCGTGCGCCGTTGCTCTACCATCAAGGCGCCTACTCAATGGTCCTGCCCCATACGCGCATGACCAAACGTGACGACAGCCAACCGCCGAGCAGTCATTTCCAGGGGCGCTTGAGCCACAACCTTTACTACTTGATGACCCAGGCGGTGCGCGCGTATCAATCCAGCTATCAGCCCCGGCAACTGTCCACCGGCCTGCGCACCAACGAGGCGCGGATGCTCATGGTGCTGGAGAATGATGCGCGCCTGAGCGCCAGCGACCTGCTGCGGGAAGTGGCGATGCCGGTACGGGAAATCGATGATGCGGTGGCGAACCTCAAGCGCAAGGGGCTGGTCGACGACGATGAACAGGGCGTGCGCCTGACGGCGGCCGGCGTCGAGCAGACCGAAGCCCTCTGGGCGATTGCACGGGAACAGCAGGAGAAGGTGTTCGCTGCGTTCAGCCAGGACCAGATCGACACGTTCAAGGGGGTGTTGAAGCAGTTGATCAGCCAGTGCTGA
- a CDS encoding methyl-accepting chemotaxis protein → MFFKKKKLMQDLAESLTQQLAQQRSQADHQRLLAEAAATDQAARQALSEQTLETLRHQLEQARQHEAALGTELHQYQRLCEQHQQETQIWELLLSTMTEGCWDITVVNGDVQNPGSQMRIFNQFRLLLGYAPHELPDGWDAQVSVTHPEDLPKIMAIFDREILAPRGSGEYVFEYRMRHKTRDYIWCRERGRAVRDAQGCLTRVIGAVRDISDEQSAKTTHRQLLEHNQATYGQIATVVSVIKGIADQTNLLALNAAIEAARAGEVGRGFSVVADEVRKLAENTRQATHQIQTMLHQHKS, encoded by the coding sequence ATGTTCTTCAAGAAAAAAAAGCTGATGCAGGACCTCGCGGAGTCTCTCACGCAACAGCTCGCTCAACAGCGTTCCCAGGCGGACCACCAACGGCTGCTGGCCGAGGCCGCCGCCACGGACCAGGCCGCTCGACAAGCCCTCAGCGAGCAGACCCTGGAAACCCTTCGCCACCAACTGGAGCAGGCCCGACAGCATGAGGCTGCACTGGGTACCGAATTGCACCAGTACCAGCGGCTGTGCGAGCAGCATCAACAGGAGACGCAGATCTGGGAACTGTTGCTCTCAACCATGACCGAAGGCTGCTGGGACATCACGGTGGTCAACGGTGACGTGCAGAACCCCGGCAGCCAGATGCGGATTTTCAATCAGTTCCGCCTGCTCCTCGGCTATGCCCCTCATGAGTTGCCCGACGGCTGGGACGCCCAGGTGAGCGTCACCCATCCCGAGGATTTACCCAAGATCATGGCGATCTTCGACCGGGAAATCCTCGCGCCCCGTGGCAGCGGCGAGTACGTATTTGAATACCGGATGCGCCACAAGACCCGTGACTATATCTGGTGCCGCGAACGCGGCAGGGCAGTGCGGGATGCACAGGGATGTTTGACGCGGGTAATCGGTGCGGTACGGGACATCAGTGACGAGCAGTCGGCCAAGACCACCCACCGTCAGTTGCTTGAGCACAATCAGGCGACGTACGGCCAGATCGCCACGGTGGTGAGTGTGATCAAGGGCATCGCCGACCAGACCAACCTGCTGGCCTTGAACGCCGCCATTGAAGCGGCGCGGGCGGGTGAGGTGGGCCGGGGGTTTTCGGTGGTGGCCGATGAGGTGCGCAAGCTGGCGGAAAACACCCGCCAGGCGACTCATCAGATTCAGACAATGCTGCACCAGCACAAATCGTAA
- a CDS encoding APC family permease, producing the protein MSINDRLTQHLKRGSVGFPTALASTIGLIMASPVILTATMGFGIGGSAFAVAMLIAVVMMLAQATTFAEAASILPTTGSVYDYINCGMGRFFAITGTLSAYLIVHVFAGTAETILSGVMALVNFEHLNTLAESAGGSWLLGVGFVVVFGILNAFGVSAFGRAEIILTFGMWTTLMVFGVMGLIAAPAVQLEGWFGVSLVGTDLITILSLVGMAMFMFVGCEFVTPLAPDLRNSAKVMPKAMIFGLLSVATCMFIYGAAMKRQVENVLLDAATGVHLLDTPMAIPRFAEQVMGQVGPLWLGIGFLFAGAATINTLMAGVPRILYGMAVDGALPKVFTYLHPRFKTPLLCILVAMLIPCLYALWLGGNTDNIMHLVLAAVCAWSFSYLLVTLSVVILRIRRPDLPRAYRSPFFPLPQILSSVGILLGMWFITPPGMNPADIYVPFGVMLGITATYALFWTLVVQKVNPFKPACVEDVLAKEFSHEPGNPHNRYIEHAAKAV; encoded by the coding sequence ATGTCGATCAATGACCGGCTCACGCAGCATTTGAAACGAGGCAGCGTCGGCTTTCCGACCGCGCTGGCCAGCACCATTGGCCTGATCATGGCCAGCCCGGTGATTCTCACCGCCACCATGGGTTTCGGCATCGGCGGCAGCGCCTTCGCGGTGGCCATGCTGATCGCCGTGGTGATGATGCTGGCCCAGGCGACCACCTTTGCCGAGGCGGCCTCGATTCTGCCGACCACCGGCTCGGTCTACGACTACATCAACTGCGGCATGGGCCGTTTTTTTGCGATCACCGGCACGTTGTCCGCGTACCTGATCGTGCATGTGTTTGCGGGTACGGCCGAGACCATTCTGTCCGGGGTGATGGCGCTGGTGAACTTCGAGCACCTCAATACCCTGGCGGAATCGGCCGGCGGTTCCTGGTTGCTGGGTGTCGGGTTCGTCGTGGTGTTCGGCATCCTCAATGCCTTTGGCGTCAGCGCTTTCGGCCGGGCCGAGATCATCCTGACGTTCGGCATGTGGACCACACTGATGGTGTTTGGCGTGATGGGCCTGATTGCGGCACCGGCGGTGCAGCTGGAGGGCTGGTTCGGCGTGTCGCTGGTGGGCACCGACCTGATCACCATTCTGTCGCTGGTGGGCATGGCGATGTTCATGTTCGTTGGCTGCGAGTTCGTCACGCCGTTGGCGCCGGACCTGCGCAACTCGGCCAAGGTTATGCCCAAGGCGATGATTTTCGGCTTGTTGAGCGTGGCGACCTGCATGTTCATCTATGGCGCGGCGATGAAACGCCAGGTCGAAAACGTGTTGCTGGATGCCGCCACGGGCGTGCATCTGCTCGATACGCCCATGGCGATTCCCCGGTTTGCCGAGCAGGTCATGGGGCAGGTCGGCCCGCTGTGGCTGGGCATCGGCTTTCTGTTTGCCGGTGCCGCCACCATCAACACGTTGATGGCGGGTGTGCCACGGATTCTGTACGGCATGGCCGTGGACGGTGCGTTGCCCAAGGTATTCACCTACCTGCACCCGCGCTTCAAGACGCCGCTGTTGTGCATCCTGGTGGCAATGCTGATCCCGTGCCTGTATGCCCTGTGGTTGGGCGGCAACACTGACAACATCATGCACCTGGTGCTGGCGGCGGTATGTGCGTGGAGTTTTTCCTACCTGCTGGTGACGTTGTCGGTGGTGATCCTGCGCATTCGTCGTCCTGACTTGCCACGGGCCTATCGCTCACCGTTTTTCCCGTTGCCGCAGATCCTGTCCAGCGTTGGCATCTTGCTGGGCATGTGGTTCATCACGCCACCGGGCATGAACCCCGCCGACATCTACGTGCCGTTTGGCGTGATGCTTGGCATCACCGCCACCTACGCCCTGTTCTGGACACTGGTGGTGCAGAAGGTCAATCCATTCAAGCCGGCTTGCGTTGAAGACGTACTGGCCAAGGAGTTTTCCCATGAGCCGGGCAACCCTCACAACCGCTATATCGAGCATGCTGCAAAAGCTGTCTGA
- a CDS encoding DUF3156 family protein: MLQKLSELFSAQRAPAGYRPGVTLEYLRRNLGLASFTSTGQSSAVFELDDDLQVTVAERTETQLLMHLVMTEFVLKLPASEQGNARFELHHRGSIRRTGLACRQRAGEPALLARLEAGLTHDEALHQALMVLDFKHLRIELGSQQWQVRLEHMGGSEVVNRMPAFRRYIALSGPQRVALLEVLTGLRRVLGAF; encoded by the coding sequence ATGCTGCAAAAGCTGTCTGAGCTGTTCAGTGCCCAACGCGCGCCGGCTGGGTACCGGCCCGGCGTCACGCTGGAGTACCTGCGGCGCAACCTGGGCCTGGCGAGTTTCACCTCGACAGGGCAGAGCAGTGCGGTGTTTGAGCTGGACGATGACCTGCAGGTGACGGTTGCCGAGCGCACCGAAACGCAATTGCTGATGCACCTGGTCATGACCGAATTCGTGCTCAAGCTACCCGCTTCAGAGCAGGGCAATGCGCGCTTTGAACTGCACCACCGTGGGTCGATCCGGCGCACGGGGCTGGCGTGTCGGCAACGGGCTGGAGAGCCGGCGCTGCTGGCCAGGCTTGAGGCTGGGTTGACGCACGATGAGGCGCTGCATCAAGCGCTGATGGTGCTGGACTTCAAGCATTTGCGCATCGAACTGGGCAGCCAGCAATGGCAGGTTCGGCTTGAGCACATGGGCGGCAGCGAGGTGGTCAACCGTATGCCGGCGTTTCGTCGCTACATCGCCCTGAGCGGTCCGCAACGTGTGGCTTTGCTCGAAGTCCTGACCGGGTTGCGGCGAGTGCTGGGCGCATTCTGA